A portion of the Cololabis saira isolate AMF1-May2022 chromosome 17, fColSai1.1, whole genome shotgun sequence genome contains these proteins:
- the col17a1b gene encoding collagen alpha-1(XVII) chain isoform X1, which produces MDELTSHMDFSGEKVVTETVTSSTRLTSLPPKGTSGSNHRNMSSSAGGLGLEKNVLTQSSGGTYFSSSSVGVTASSYSSSSGIYLGGDSSGGGEGGGSYIDGEGYGSGGGGGRGGGGGGGGRYLVSSVSKVRSSSSGSARRGQTAGSSAGLSPGFRERKTISSRSGGYDGSSSANSSPEFTRKDYGNYCNSSTRGRSESRESEIRARLQSASPTAGRWAELDDVKKLLKGRSCSVSPTRSSCASITVPVPKKATVETNTISVATQSAASTSLGSGVHSGGFNTIDIAGLYETHLTTGLRDTGVQTGQYDVTLNSGQYDTGVKSSQYDATLRSGHYDTGVTSSHYDVGLMSGQYDTGLKSGQYDTGLKSGQYDTGLKSGQYDTGVKSGQYDISLKSGRYDTGLKSSQYDTTVRSGQYDTTVRSGQYDTLDSAFPAFTWSTTTLPSSSITTAVGGTTSAYTYQAGNNNRSGVSPPVSPAAPSSLSVYGFQNNLAPTSAGVLTTSGANVTTNLGGYGVQKNVSNSGGAVTTGVSSVSRSQTDDAYRRDYKFHVSDKENVPAKRDTETLILAKDSGKHFTTISSGYVGGGSLSGDSIQKEKLISSYSETAPIKSETGNYYGSSGVLMKDKATYAEIHRDSGVFGGGGFCCCSDACCSWWKWLLGLLLLTLLLLGLLFGLIALAEDVKKLKNRVATLEAESSVAAARTSRFSSSSNDINVHLGGGGVAGAGGGGVGVGVAGGGGGGVAGGVAGAGAGGGGGGVAGGVAGAGSGARAGAGAGAAAGTGSNTQIGTAAGGVGGSTGGFGGSVGGAGGSTGGAGGSAGGVGGSTGGAGGSAGGVGGSVGGNTFDGHHTSFSGSSSSAGSSVGSRVSTSDTSFSSGTSHRISINGQYIDDAVFQATLMRLVQSEMQSQTFKALLGSTVQGERGLPGPKGDTGFKGEAGFPGPAGAPGLMGHAGPEGPKGQKGSQGEHGVEGPPGIRGREGLSGPRGEPGSPGFGLKGDTGPRGEAGAPGSAGAAGPPGPKGAQGLPGLSGPPGQPGPQGFRGEAGLPGSKGDRGLAGFQGLKGESGDRGARGLQGEAGLPGVPGPAGEKGSKGSNGPSGQDGAKGSRGDQGAPGIRGPVGPHGDAGVAGAPGLQGPPGLPGNAGQPGVKGEPGQPGKIINAAGLSSVGIPGAPGPAGPPGPAGSPGLSGPIGPAGLPGPAGPKGDRGYKGDQGEAAISARISETTSLSRTEIDQLRQLSDTRLQGPPGPPGPPGRPGDSRQGPPGPPGPAGQPGYGRPGPKGEKGDASVSSSSGTFYPGPPGPAGEPGQRGSPGSPGPRGYQGPPGTPGAAGVSLGGSMIPGPPGPAGPPGRPGPQGVKGEPGFSGSSGSARATQGLPGPPGPPGLPGQPGSFGSSGEMQRYMTDYLSRFRQSGVQGPPGPPGPPGQPGTSSGSIEDLSSRIITHLRRSDSGLRLGGQGPPGPPGPPGQPGTYSGSIEDMSARIIAYLRRSDSGFGLGVQGPAGPPGPPGPSSGSFSVSTLIAMLQREDVRRYVSGPPGPQGPPGQPGTSAGLSTVYRIEEVATYVFNIMNERGIAKGPPGPPGLPGPAGPSAAGAAGFSTAVIDYSALIRNPEFRSWVSSAVQQGPPGRPGSPGAAGPTGPPGPPGPQGPPGVSTATGSGGGSRGYSMEDIQRYLQGSGFRGLPGPPGPAGPQGPPGQSGAYAGTVTYSGNLPRERIHSEVLEYLSSDNVRRTIVGPPGPPGPRGQRGERGEPGYVQGYARSQSYAQGHSDDGSQQRIDVGSQQRIDVGRLTETLDYSNVAVKVTDYIKNQGLLQEYLVEGPWRSNVRAIQGIPGPPGPPGPPGQTRVIGSYGNVTADLMEFFRTYGTIPGPPGYPGPRGERGYPGPKGDKGEPGRSGLPGLPGTYSVQIPHNVQEREAGTYSVQIPHNVQEREAGSDVVGHRQTHRRHASSG; this is translated from the exons ATGGACGAGTTAACAAGCCACATGGATTTTTCAGGAGAAAAGG TTGTCACAGAAACCGTAACTTCCTCAACCAGATTGACGTCTCTCCCACCAA AGGGAACCAGCGGATCAAATCACAGGAATATGTCCAGCAGTGCTGGAGGGCTGGGCTTGGAGAAAAATGTCTTAACCCAGAGCAGCGGTGGAACTTACTTTTCTTCAT CCTCTGTGGGTGTGACCGCCAGCAGTTACAGCTCCTCCTCGGGAATCTATCTCGGAGGGGACTCCTCCGGAGGAGGCGAGGGAGGGGGGAGCTACATAGATGGAGAGGGGTATGGAagtggaggagggggaggacgaggaggaggaggaggcggcgggGGCAGATATCTCGTGAGCTCTGTGTCAAAGGTCCGGTCCAGCTCGTCAGGCAGTGCCAGGAGAGGGCAGACTGCTGGCTCATCAGCAGGCCTGTCGCCAGGTTTCCGGGAGAGGAAGACCATATCTAGCCGCTCAGGAGGTTATGATG GGAGTTCCAGTGCAAATTCTTCTCCTGAATTTACACGCAAAGACTATGGAAACTACT gCAACAGTAGTACAAGAGGGAGGAGTGAAAGCAGAG AGAGTGAGATCAGAGCCAGATTACAAAGTGCCTCCCCCACTGCCGGAAGAT GGGCAGAGCTGGATGATGTTAAGAAGTTACTGAAGGGACGCTCCTGCAGCGTCAGCCCCACTCGTTCCTCCTGCGCCTCCATCACGGTGCCTGTCCCTAAAAAGGCCACAGTGGAGACCAATACCATCTCAGTGGCCACTCAGTCGG CAGCATCGACCTCCCTTGGCTCTGGTGTGCACTCAGGCGGGTTCAACACTATTGATATAGCCGGCCTGTACGAAACACACCTGACAACTGGGCTGCGTGATACTGGTGTCCAAACCGGCCAGTATGACGTCACACTAAACTCCGGCCAGTATGACACAGGTGTCAAATCCAGCCAGTATGACGCTACGCTAAGATCAGGCCATTACGACACTGGTGTGACATCAAGTCATTATGATGTTGGCCTTATGTCAGGCCAATATGATACCGGTCTCAAATCCGGCCAATATGATACTGGTCTCAAATCAGGCCAATATGATACTGGTCTCAAATCAGGCCAGTATGATACTGGTGTGAAATCAGGCCAGTATGATATCAGTCTTAAATCAGGGCGTTATGATACTGGTTTGAAATCCAGCCAGTATGACACCACCGTGAGGTCGGGTCAATATGACACCACCGTGAGGTCGGGCCAGTATGACACACTGGACTCCGCATTTCCTGCTTTTACTTGGTCCACCACCACGCTTCCTTCCTCATCCATCACAACAGCCGTCGGCGGTACCACCAGCGCATACACCTACCAGGCGGGGAACAACAACAGGTCTGGAGTGTCCCCACCTGTCAGCCCAGCTGCTCCTTCGTCCCTGTCAG TTTACGGCTTTCAGAATAATCTGGCACCCACCTCTGCCGGTGTGCTCACCACCAGTGGCGCCAACGTAACTACTAACCTCGGAG GGTATGGGGTTCAGAAGAACGTGTCAAATAGTGGTGGTGCCGTCACCACTGGAGTCTCTTCAG TCTCTAGATCCCAAACTGATGATGCCTATAGGAGAGACTATAAATTCCATGTCTCTGATAAGGAGAACGTTCCAGCCAAGAGGGATACAGAAACTCTCATTTTGGCTAAAGACAGCGGCAAGCACTTCACCACCATCAGCAGCGGTTATGTAGGAGGAG GTTCGCTGTCAGGAGACTCGATACAGAAGGAGAAGCTTATTTCTAGCTACAGCGAGACGGCTCCCATCAAGTCAGAGACGGGCAACTACT ATGGATCATCTGGAGTTCTAATGAAAGACAAAGCCACCTATGcag AGATTCACAGAGACAGCGGCGTCTTCGGTGGCGGAggtttctgctgctgctccgacgcGTGCTGCTCCTGGTGGAAGTGGCTGCTGGGTCTGCTCCTGCTCACCCTGCTCCTGCTGGGACTGCTGTTTGGCCTCATTGCACTGG ctgAAGACGTGAAGAAGCTGAAGAACAGAGTGGCGACCCTGGAGGCCGAGAGTTCGGTCGCTGCAGCTCGGACCAGTCGTTTCTCAAGTTCTTCAAATGACATCAACGTGCATTTAGGTGGTGGAGGTGTAGCTGGagctggaggtggaggtgtagGTGTAGGTGTagctggaggtggaggtggaggtgtagcTGGAGGTgtagcaggagctggagctggaggtggaggtggaggtgtagcTGGAGGTGTAGCAGGAGCTGGATCTGGAGCtagagcaggagctggagctggagctgcagctggaacTGGCTCCAATACACAAATCGGCACTGCTGCTGGTGGTGTTGGTGGTTCCACTGGTGGTTTTGGTGGCTCCGTTGGGGGTGCTGGTGGCTCCACTGGTGGTGCTGGTGGCTCCGCTGGTGGTGTTGGTGGCTCCACTGGTGGTGCTGGTGGCTCCGCTGGGGGTGTTGGTGGCTCCGTTGGGGGTAACACCTTTGATGGGCATCACACCAGCTTCAGTGGCAGCTCTAGCAGTGCTGGTTCCAGTGTGGGCAGCCGTGTCAGCACCAGTGATACCAGCTTCAGCAGCGGAACCAGCCACAGGATCAGTATAAATGGACAATACATAGATGATGCTGTCTTCCAGGCGACCCTGATGAGGCTGGTACAATCAGAAATGCAGTCCCAGACATTCAAAG CTTTACTAGGATCGACAGTGCAGGGAGAAAGGGGCCTACCTGGACCTAAAG GGGACACTGGATTTAAAG GAGAAGCTGGTTTCCCTGGACCTGCAG GTGCGCCAGGTTTGATGGGACACGCTGGCCCCGAGGGTCCTAAAGGGCAAAAAGGAAGTCAAG GTGAACATGGAGTGGAAGGGCCACCTGGAATCCGGGGCAGAGAAGGCCTGTCTGGGCCCAGAGGTGAACCAGGATCTCCAGGGTTTGGCCTGAAAGGAGACACAG GTCCTCGGGGAGAAGCTGGGGCTCCTGGATCTGCTGGGGCTGCTGGTCCTCCTGGTCCTAAAG GTGCACAGGGACTCCCTGGTCTTTCTGGGCCACCAG gtcAACCAGGTCCTCAGGGATTCCGCGGTGAGGCAGGACTTCCTGGCTCTAAAG GTGACAGGGGACTGGCTGGATTTCAAGGACTCAAAG GTGAATCAGGTGACAGAGGTGCCAGAGGTCTGCAAG GTGAAGCTGGTTTACCAGGTGTGCCGGGACCAGCTGGAGAGAAAGGCTCCAAAGGATCTAATG GACCTTCTGGACAAGATGGTGCAAAAGGGTCAAGAG GTGATCAAGGAGCTCCTGGAATCAGAGGTCCTGTTGGACCTCATGGAGATGCTGGCGTTGCAG GAGCCCCTGGGCTTCAAGGACCACCAG GGTTACCAGGAAATGCAGGCCAACCTGGAGTCAAAG GTGAACCCGGTCAACCAGGGAAGATCATTAATGCTG cTGGCTTGTCATCTGTTGGAATCCCAGGAGCACCTGGGCCTGCTGGTCCTCCCGGCCCGGCGGGCTCTCCAGGATTATCAG GTCCCATCGGCCCTGCTGGTCTGCCTGGCCCTGCTG GTCCTAAAGGGGACAGGGGATATAAGGGAGATCAGGGAGAAGCTGCAATATCAGCAAGAATCAGTGAGACGACATCCCTCAGCAGAACAGAGATTGACCAATTAA GACAGCTCTCTGACACCAGACTGCAAGGCCCACCAGGCCCACCTGGGCCTCCTGGCCGTCCAG GTGATTCAAGACAAGGACCCCCAGGACCACCTGGGCCTGCAGGCCAACCCG GTTATGGAAGACCTGGACCtaaaggagaaaaaggagacGCAAGCGTTTCATCCAGTTCTG GAACATTTTATCCCGGACCACCAGGACCTGCTGGGGAGCCCGGACAAAGAGGATCCCCAG GTTCTCCTGGACCACGTGGATACCAAG GCCCGCCAGGCACCCCAGGAGCAGCAGGAGTTTCTCTGGGAG GAAGCATGATTCCTGGACCCCCAGGTCCAGCAGGACCTCCTGGACGTCCAGGACCACAGGGAGTCAAAG GGGAACCTGGATTTTCTGGGAGTTCAGGATCCGCAAGAG CCACCCAAGGCCTGCCAGGCCCCCCTGGTCCTCCTGGTCTTCCTGGCCAGCCGGGCTCCTTTGGCTCTTCTGGCGAGATGCAGCGGTACATGACAGACTATTTGA GTAGATTCAGGCAGAGTGGTGTTCAGGGTCCTCCAGGTCCACCTGGGCCTCCAGGACAACCTGGCACCTCCTCCGGCTCTATAGAAGACCTCTCCTCTCGTATCATCACACACCTCCGAC GCTCAGATTCAGGCTTGAGACTTGGTGGTCAGGGTCCTCCAGGTCCACCTGGGCCTCCAGGACAACCTGGAACCTACTCAGGCTCTATCGAGGACATGTCTGCTCGTATCATCGCATACCTCCGAC GCTCAGATTCAGGCTTTGGCCTTGGCGTTcagggacctgcaggaccaCCTGGTCCTCCCGGTCCTTCCTCTGGATCCTTCTCAGTCAGTACTCTTATCGCCATGCTTCAGA GAGAAGATGTGAGGAGATACGTGTCTGGGCCACCAGGGCCACAAGGACCACCTGGACAGCCAGGAACATCAGCAGGACTGTCAACCGTTTACAGAATTGAGGAGGTAGCTACTTACGTCTTCAACATCATGAATG aGAGAGGAATTGCTAAAGGCCCACCTGGTCCTCCCGGGCTTCCTGGGCCTGCTGGACCttcagctgcaggagctgctggctTCAGTACTGCTGTCATCGATTATTCTGCTCTCATCAGGA ATCCAGAGTTCCGCTCGTGGGTCAGTTCTGCTGTGCAGCAAGGTCCTCCGGGTCGTCCAGGTTCCCCGGGAGCAGCCGGGCCCaccggcccccccggcccccccggccctCAGGGGCCGCCGGGGGTCTCCACGGCCACGGGGTCGGGAGGTGGGAGCCGAGGATACAGCATGGAGGATATCCAGCGCTACCTGCAGG GTTCTGGGTTCAGAGGACTtcctggtcctcctggtcctgcaggtccacaGGGACCCCCGGGTCAGTCAGGCGCTTACGCTGGAACAGTCACCTACAGTGGAAACTTGCCTCGGGAGAGAATCCACTCTGAAGTTCTGGAGTATCTGTCCA GTGACAATGTTCGACGCACCATCGTCGGCCCTCCGGGGCCTCCAGGTCCCAGGGGCCAGAGAGGAGAGCGGGGAGAGCCGGGTTATGTCCAGGGCTACGCGCGGAGCCAGAGCTACGCCCAGGGCCACTCTGACGACGGCTCCCAGCAGAGGATTGATGTCGGCTCCCAGCAGAGGATTGATGTCGGCAGGCTCACTGAGACACTGGATTACTCCAACGTCGCCGTGAAAGTTACAGACTACATCAAGA ATCAAGGCCTCCTGCAAGAGTATCTGGTAGAAGGTCCTTGGAGGTCGAATGTGCGAGCTATTCAAGGCATTCCTGGTCCACCTGGCCCCCCTGGACCACCCGGTCAGACTCGCGTCATCGGCTCCTATGGCAACGTGACAGCGGACCTCATGGAGTTCTTCAGGA CCTACGGGACcatccctggtcctccaggataCCCAGGACCAAGGGGAGAGAGAGGCTACCCTGGACCCAAAGGAGACAAGG GTGAGCCAGGACGCTCAGGATTACCTGGATTACCAGGAACATACAGCGTCCAGATTCCACACAACGTGCAGGAGAGGGAAGCAGGAACATACAGCGTCCAGATTCCACACAACGTGCAGGAGAGGGAAGCAG GAAGTGACGTGGTGGGTCATCGTCAGACGCATCGCCGTCACGCCAGCAGCGGCTGA